One Parageobacillus sp. KH3-4 genomic region harbors:
- a CDS encoding helix-turn-helix transcriptional regulator encodes MELNKRQEQILQIVKDHGPITGESIAEKLNLTRATLRPDLAILTMAGYLEARPRVGYFYTGKTGSQLFADKIKKIKVEDYQSIPVVVNENVSVYDAIVTMFLEDVGTLFVVDDESLLAGVLSRKDLLRASIGKQELTTIPVNIIMTRMPNIAVCYKDDPLIDVAERLIEKQIDAMPVVRKTEKGYEVIGRITKTNMTKAFVALAKDDLL; translated from the coding sequence ATCGAACTGAATAAACGCCAAGAACAGATTTTGCAAATCGTAAAAGATCATGGTCCGATTACGGGAGAGAGTATTGCCGAAAAATTGAATTTAACAAGAGCGACATTGCGTCCGGACTTAGCGATATTAACAATGGCCGGATATTTGGAAGCACGGCCTCGGGTAGGGTATTTTTATACAGGGAAAACCGGTTCTCAGCTGTTTGCTGATAAAATAAAGAAGATAAAAGTAGAAGATTATCAATCAATTCCGGTTGTTGTCAACGAAAATGTTAGTGTATACGATGCAATCGTCACCATGTTTCTTGAAGATGTCGGCACGCTGTTTGTCGTTGATGACGAATCTCTTCTAGCCGGTGTGTTATCAAGAAAAGATTTACTGCGCGCAAGCATTGGCAAACAGGAGTTAACGACGATTCCCGTCAATATTATTATGACGAGAATGCCAAATATAGCGGTTTGTTATAAAGATGATCCGCTTATTGATGTAGCGGAACGGTTAATTGAAAAGCAGATTGATGCGATGCCGGTAGTGCGGAAAACAGAGAAAGGATACGAAGTCATTGGACGAATAACGAAAACAAATATGACAAAGGCGTTTGTCGCGCTAGCGAAAGACGATTTGTTATAA
- a CDS encoding pyruvate, water dikinase regulatory protein: MNQRLVYVVSDSGGETAELVVKAAASQFYSSHIQLKRIPYVEDKTTLAEVVALAKMNQGIIAFTLVVPEMRQFLIEEAAREGVVAYDIIGPLIEKMSDLFKLTPRYEPGKVRVLDEDYFKKIEAIEFAVKYDDGRDPRGILRADIVLIGVSRTSKTPLSQYLAHKRLKVANVPIVPEVEPPEQLFKVPWEKCFGLKISPEKLLSIRRERLKSLGLNDQAIYANMDRIKEELAYFDEIVKKIGCDVIDVTNKAVEETASIIMKKRKI; encoded by the coding sequence ATGAATCAACGCCTTGTTTATGTTGTTTCCGATTCAGGCGGGGAAACGGCGGAACTTGTGGTGAAAGCAGCGGCAAGCCAATTTTATAGTTCTCACATTCAATTAAAGCGCATACCATATGTGGAAGATAAGACGACCCTTGCCGAAGTCGTTGCGTTAGCGAAAATGAACCAAGGAATTATCGCGTTTACGCTCGTTGTTCCGGAAATGCGCCAGTTTCTTATTGAGGAAGCTGCACGCGAAGGAGTAGTGGCGTACGATATTATTGGACCGCTTATTGAAAAAATGAGCGATTTATTCAAGCTGACGCCGCGATATGAGCCGGGGAAAGTGCGCGTGCTTGATGAGGATTATTTTAAGAAGATTGAAGCGATTGAATTTGCGGTGAAATATGACGATGGACGTGATCCGCGGGGAATTTTGCGTGCCGACATCGTTTTAATTGGTGTATCGCGTACCTCGAAAACACCGCTATCGCAATATTTGGCGCATAAACGGCTAAAGGTAGCAAACGTACCGATTGTGCCGGAAGTCGAACCACCGGAACAACTTTTTAAAGTGCCGTGGGAAAAATGTTTCGGATTAAAAATCAGCCCGGAAAAATTACTTTCGATTCGCCGCGAGCGTCTAAAATCACTTGGCTTAAACGACCAAGCCATTTACGCGAACATGGATCGCATTAAAGAAGAACTTGCCTATTTTGATGAAATCGTGAAAAAAATTGGCTGTGACGTTATCGATGTGACAAATAAGGCGGTAGAAGAAACGGCGAGCATTATTATGAAAAAAAGAAAAATATAG
- a CDS encoding YaiI/YqxD family protein produces MRPIVFVDADACPIKIEIFSLACKYNIPSVFVSSYNHFSPSQKMQWVYVDTEKEAVDLYILNRAAKGDVVVTQDIGLASMLVSRGVHVISPRGKVYEDGEMDGVLYFRYLQAKQRRQGVYRKGMKRFSDQDRRAFLQNFEKILSKLEGK; encoded by the coding sequence TTGAGGCCGATCGTTTTTGTCGACGCCGATGCTTGCCCAATAAAAATTGAAATTTTCTCGCTTGCTTGCAAATATAATATACCAAGCGTGTTTGTTTCTTCGTACAACCATTTCTCTCCTTCACAAAAAATGCAATGGGTATATGTGGACACAGAAAAGGAAGCGGTCGATTTATATATTTTGAACCGTGCGGCGAAGGGAGATGTTGTTGTTACCCAAGATATCGGATTGGCAAGCATGCTCGTTAGCCGCGGCGTGCATGTCATTTCCCCGCGCGGGAAGGTGTACGAAGATGGAGAAATGGATGGTGTCCTCTACTTCCGCTATCTTCAAGCGAAACAGCGGAGGCAAGGTGTGTACCGGAAGGGAATGAAGCGGTTTTCAGATCAGGATCGTCGTGCCTTTCTGCAAAATTTCGAAAAAATTTTGTCGAAACTCGAAGGAAAATAG
- the dnaG gene encoding DNA primase, with protein MGYRIPEETIEAIRRTVDIVDVISDYVQLKKQGRNYFGLCPFHGEKTPSFSVSPEKQIFHCFGCGAGGNVFSFLMDIEGISFLEAVKRLAVKANIDLSNLQLDDANRSRTDAGETKMMVEAHELLKKFYHHLLVNTNEGQEAFDYLQARGWTREIIDQFEIGYAPNSWDFAVKLLSGRGFSLELMEKAGLIIRKENGGYFDRFRHRIMFPIHNHHGDTVGFSGRLLGEGQPKYLNSPETSIFHKGKILYNFHQARLHIRKHQEVVLLEGFADVISAVQAGVAHSVATMGTALTEEHARILRRNVDTVIVCYDGDASGIEATFRAAEVLTEAGCHVKIATIPDGLDPDEYIRKYGPDRFRRDIIDTGSSLMAFKMMYFRKGKNLQNENDKIRYIEEVLREISKLPNPIEWDYYLRQLADEFSLSLSALQEQLNRYRDTVKHSHHVDREEASKPLLQKKLLPAFQNAERMLLAHMLQNRDVAMVVQEKIAGNFNLEEHRAIAAYIYAFYEEGNDPDVSLLLSRLPDDLKPLVTELSLLLINDEVSNQELNDYMRHVLNYPKWLKLKEKEQEKMEAERKKDFLTAARIAKEIIEMKKMLSS; from the coding sequence ATGGGATACCGTATTCCCGAAGAAACGATTGAAGCGATTCGTCGTACTGTTGACATCGTCGATGTGATCAGCGATTATGTCCAATTAAAGAAGCAAGGGCGCAACTATTTTGGGTTATGCCCGTTTCATGGGGAAAAGACACCGTCGTTTTCCGTTTCCCCAGAAAAGCAAATTTTCCATTGTTTCGGTTGCGGTGCTGGCGGAAACGTATTTTCGTTTCTAATGGATATTGAAGGCATTTCCTTTCTTGAGGCCGTAAAACGGCTAGCGGTAAAGGCGAACATCGATTTGTCAAATTTACAACTAGACGATGCGAATAGAAGCCGTACCGATGCAGGCGAAACGAAAATGATGGTGGAAGCGCATGAGCTCTTGAAAAAATTTTACCATCATTTGCTTGTAAATACAAATGAAGGTCAGGAAGCTTTTGATTATTTACAAGCTCGAGGATGGACGCGAGAAATCATTGATCAATTTGAAATCGGTTATGCACCTAACTCGTGGGATTTTGCGGTCAAGCTTTTGTCAGGACGCGGCTTTTCGCTCGAACTAATGGAAAAAGCTGGACTAATCATTCGCAAAGAAAACGGAGGCTATTTTGATCGTTTTCGCCATCGAATCATGTTCCCGATTCATAATCATCATGGGGATACTGTCGGCTTTTCCGGCAGACTTCTAGGAGAAGGGCAGCCAAAATATTTAAACAGCCCGGAAACTTCTATTTTCCATAAAGGGAAAATTTTGTACAATTTTCACCAAGCTCGTTTACATATACGAAAACATCAAGAAGTTGTTTTATTGGAAGGATTTGCTGATGTTATTTCTGCTGTACAAGCAGGAGTTGCCCATTCCGTCGCAACGATGGGAACGGCTCTAACGGAAGAGCATGCGCGCATTCTCCGGCGCAATGTCGACACCGTCATCGTTTGCTACGATGGCGATGCTTCAGGAATCGAAGCGACATTTCGCGCAGCGGAGGTGTTGACAGAAGCAGGATGTCATGTGAAAATTGCAACAATTCCTGATGGCCTTGATCCTGATGAATATATAAGAAAATATGGTCCGGATCGGTTTCGGCGAGATATTATTGATACGGGCAGCTCGTTGATGGCGTTTAAAATGATGTATTTTCGCAAGGGAAAAAACTTGCAAAACGAAAATGACAAAATCCGTTATATTGAGGAAGTGCTTCGCGAGATCAGCAAGCTGCCGAACCCAATTGAGTGGGATTACTATTTACGGCAGCTGGCTGACGAGTTTTCCCTTTCGCTATCCGCCTTGCAGGAGCAGTTAAACCGCTACAGAGATACCGTTAAGCATTCTCATCATGTAGATCGGGAAGAAGCATCAAAACCGCTGTTGCAGAAGAAACTTCTTCCGGCATTTCAAAATGCGGAGCGAATGCTGCTTGCTCATATGCTGCAAAACCGTGATGTAGCGATGGTAGTTCAGGAAAAGATCGCAGGCAACTTCAATCTCGAAGAGCATCGGGCGATTGCTGCTTATATTTACGCGTTTTACGAAGAAGGAAATGATCCGGACGTCAGTTTGTTGCTTTCACGCCTTCCTGACGACTTAAAACCTCTTGTGACAGAGCTGTCGTTATTGTTGATCAATGACGAAGTTTCCAATCAGGAACTGAACGATTACATGAGACATGTGTTGAATTATCCAAAATGGTTAAAGCTAAAAGAAAAAGAGCAAGAAAAAATGGAAGCGGAACGAAAAAAAGACTTTTTGACTGCCGCGCGCATCGCAAAAGAAATTATTGAAATGAAAAAAATGTTATCTTCGTAA
- the rpoD gene encoding RNA polymerase sigma factor RpoD — protein MAEKPARSKQIDSDATLEQAKEQLTELGKKRGILTYEEIAERLAAFDLDSDQMDEFYEYLADQGIEVISESDLEHDPDIDDLAKEEFDLNDLSVPPGVKINDPVRMYLKEIGRVPLLSAEEEIELAKRIEQGDEEAKRRLTEANLRLVVSIAKRYVGRGMLFLDLIQEGNMGLIKAVEKFDYRKGYKFSTYATWWIRQAITRAIADQARTIRIPVHMVETINKLIRVQRQLLQDLGREPTPEEIAEEMDLTPEKVREILKIAQEPVSLETPIGEEDDSHLGDFIEDQEATSPSEHAAYELLKEQLEDVLDTLTDREENVLRLRFGLDDGRTRTLEEVGKVFGVTRERIRQIEAKALRKLRHPSRSKRLKDFLE, from the coding sequence ATGGCTGAAAAACCAGCTCGTTCAAAACAAATTGATTCAGATGCAACGCTTGAGCAAGCGAAAGAACAACTAACAGAGCTCGGTAAAAAGCGCGGTATTTTGACGTATGAAGAAATTGCCGAACGTTTAGCCGCGTTTGATCTTGATTCTGACCAGATGGATGAATTTTACGAATACTTAGCGGACCAAGGAATTGAAGTCATTAGTGAATCTGATTTAGAACATGATCCGGATATCGACGATTTAGCAAAAGAAGAATTTGATTTAAATGATCTATCGGTTCCGCCCGGTGTGAAAATTAACGATCCTGTGCGCATGTATTTAAAAGAAATTGGTCGCGTTCCACTATTGTCTGCCGAAGAAGAAATTGAGCTGGCAAAGCGAATTGAGCAAGGCGACGAAGAAGCAAAACGCCGTTTAACGGAAGCGAACCTCCGTCTTGTTGTTAGCATTGCCAAACGTTATGTCGGTCGCGGCATGCTGTTTCTTGACTTAATTCAAGAAGGAAATATGGGTCTGATTAAAGCGGTCGAAAAATTTGACTATCGCAAAGGATACAAATTTAGCACATATGCAACATGGTGGATTCGTCAAGCAATTACGCGGGCGATTGCCGACCAAGCCCGTACGATCCGCATACCAGTGCATATGGTGGAAACGATTAACAAACTTATTCGTGTGCAACGTCAATTGCTTCAAGATCTTGGCCGCGAACCAACTCCGGAAGAAATCGCTGAAGAAATGGATTTAACTCCGGAGAAAGTGCGAGAAATTTTAAAAATTGCCCAAGAACCGGTGTCACTCGAAACGCCGATTGGCGAGGAAGACGATTCGCATTTGGGCGATTTCATTGAAGACCAAGAAGCGACGTCGCCATCGGAGCACGCGGCTTACGAACTGCTAAAAGAGCAGCTTGAAGATGTGCTAGATACGCTTACGGACCGTGAGGAGAACGTGCTTCGCTTACGTTTTGGACTAGACGATGGTCGTACGCGGACGCTCGAAGAAGTCGGAAAAGTGTTCGGGGTTACCCGCGAACGTATCCGACAAATTGAAGCGAAAGCGCTCCGTAAGTTGCGCCATCCAAGCCGCAGCAAACGGTTGAAGGACTTTTTAGAGTAA
- the cccA gene encoding cytochrome c550 yields the protein MNRNPLIPFFIIMVFGIGLTLGLSFKGLGDAKELAKEKKGGEKTEQAAAANPEQFYQQTCSSCHGQNYEGGVGPSLKGVGKRLSLDEIKNVIQNGRGNMPSGLVPPDKADEMAKWLSKLK from the coding sequence ATGAATCGAAACCCGCTAATCCCATTTTTCATCATTATGGTGTTTGGAATCGGTCTTACTCTTGGTCTTTCATTTAAGGGGCTTGGCGATGCGAAAGAGCTGGCAAAAGAGAAAAAGGGCGGCGAGAAAACCGAGCAGGCTGCCGCGGCAAATCCGGAACAATTTTATCAACAAACTTGCAGCAGCTGCCATGGACAAAATTATGAAGGCGGGGTTGGTCCGTCGTTAAAAGGAGTAGGTAAGCGGCTTTCGTTAGACGAAATTAAAAACGTAATCCAAAACGGCCGCGGCAACATGCCTTCAGGCCTTGTTCCGCCAGATAAAGCGGATGAAATGGCAAAATGGCTTTCTAAGCTGAAATAA
- a CDS encoding tRNA (adenine(22)-N(1))-methyltransferase TrmK produces the protein MNEFRLSKRLETVASFIPKGAKLADIGSDHAYLPCYAYLHGYITKAVAGEVADGPLRSAKLQVERTGLKDVISVRKGDGLEVIQPGEVDCITIAGMGGTLIASILESGKDKLSGVKRLILQPNVGAHIVRKWLLDHNWELTAERILEEEGKIYEVLVAEKGDGKRPYGNMEAELLLGPFLSKEKNDVFLKKWNNELAHWKQIVRQLKEKAETESAIAKRRELEEKIKLVEEALR, from the coding sequence ATGAATGAATTTCGTCTATCCAAGCGTCTTGAAACGGTTGCTTCTTTTATTCCAAAAGGGGCGAAGCTGGCTGACATTGGTTCGGATCACGCGTATTTGCCGTGCTATGCATATTTACATGGATATATTACAAAAGCGGTGGCCGGTGAAGTAGCGGATGGCCCGCTTCGTTCCGCCAAACTGCAAGTCGAAAGAACCGGGCTAAAAGACGTCATCTCTGTGCGAAAAGGTGACGGCCTGGAAGTAATTCAACCTGGAGAAGTGGATTGTATTACGATTGCCGGTATGGGAGGAACATTAATTGCCAGCATTTTGGAGTCTGGAAAAGATAAGCTTTCCGGTGTAAAAAGGCTGATTTTGCAGCCAAATGTCGGCGCGCATATTGTCCGCAAATGGCTGCTCGACCATAATTGGGAATTGACGGCGGAGCGCATATTGGAAGAAGAAGGGAAAATTTACGAAGTGCTTGTTGCGGAAAAAGGCGATGGGAAAAGACCATATGGAAATATGGAGGCGGAATTATTGCTAGGCCCATTTTTATCGAAAGAAAAAAATGATGTATTTTTAAAAAAATGGAACAATGAGCTTGCTCATTGGAAACAGATCGTCCGCCAATTAAAAGAAAAGGCGGAAACGGAGTCTGCCATCGCAAAAAGACGAGAACTAGAGGAAAAAATTAAGCTTGTGGAGGAGGCATTGCGGTGA
- a CDS encoding Nif3-like dinuclear metal center hexameric protein produces the protein MNKIPSGQEIIQLLEQFAPKHLAMEGDRIGLQIGTLNKPVKKVMVALDVLEEVIDEAIAESVDLIIAHHPPLYRPLKQIVTDQAQGRIIEKCMKHHIAVYAAHTNLDIAAGGVNDWLAEALGLEHVEVLVPTYEEPLKKLVVYVPETHADLVREAIGNAGAGHIGNYSHCTFNSRGIGTFLPLEGANPFIGEAGTLERVEEVRIETIVPASLQNKVISAMLKAHPYEEVAYDIYPLENKGKTFGLGRIGRLPEKMTLAEFAEHVKKALDVPAVRVVGDLQDAVQKVAVVGGDGNKYVAQAKSAGADVYVTGDVYYHVAHDAMMLGLNIVDPGHNVEKVMKQGVARFLENEFAKREFATAVCISTVHTDPFTFV, from the coding sequence GTGAACAAGATTCCAAGCGGTCAAGAAATCATTCAATTATTGGAACAATTTGCGCCGAAACATTTGGCGATGGAAGGCGACAGAATCGGACTGCAAATCGGCACGTTAAATAAACCGGTCAAAAAAGTGATGGTTGCCTTGGATGTTTTAGAAGAAGTAATTGATGAAGCAATTGCGGAAAGCGTGGATCTTATTATCGCGCACCATCCGCCGCTTTACCGTCCGCTAAAACAGATCGTCACCGATCAAGCGCAAGGGCGCATCATTGAAAAGTGCATGAAACATCATATTGCCGTTTACGCTGCTCATACGAATTTAGATATTGCCGCTGGCGGAGTAAACGATTGGTTGGCGGAGGCGCTGGGGCTAGAGCATGTAGAGGTATTGGTTCCGACGTATGAAGAGCCGTTGAAAAAGCTTGTCGTATATGTTCCAGAGACACATGCCGATCTCGTTCGCGAGGCGATCGGCAATGCGGGGGCAGGCCATATCGGCAACTATAGCCATTGTACGTTTAACAGCCGCGGCATCGGCACTTTTTTGCCGCTGGAAGGGGCGAATCCGTTCATCGGGGAAGCAGGGACGCTCGAGCGAGTGGAAGAGGTGCGTATCGAAACGATTGTTCCAGCTTCATTGCAAAACAAGGTGATTTCTGCGATGTTAAAAGCACATCCGTACGAAGAAGTGGCATATGACATCTATCCGCTTGAAAACAAAGGAAAAACGTTTGGATTAGGAAGAATCGGACGTTTGCCTGAAAAAATGACGCTCGCGGAGTTTGCCGAACATGTGAAAAAAGCGCTCGACGTTCCAGCGGTGCGCGTTGTTGGTGATTTGCAAGATGCAGTGCAAAAAGTTGCGGTGGTTGGTGGCGACGGAAATAAATATGTCGCGCAGGCAAAATCAGCTGGCGCTGATGTGTATGTGACAGGGGATGTTTATTATCATGTGGCGCACGATGCCATGATGCTTGGGTTAAATATCGTTGATCCGGGACATAACGTCGAGAAAGTAATGAAACAAGGGGTTGCCCGCTTTTTAGAAAACGAGTTTGCCAAACGTGAGTTTGCGACGGCCGTCTGTATTTCCACCGTCCATACGGACCCATTTACGTTTGTATAA
- a CDS encoding 4-hydroxy-3-methylbut-2-enyl diphosphate reductase: MEVIKITPRGYCYGVVDAMVIARNAALDPTLPRPIYILGMIVHNKHVTDAFAEEGIITLDGENRLEILEKIDKGTVIFTAHGVSPEVKRRAREKGLVTIDATCPDVTKTHNLIQEKLADGYEIIYIGKKGHPEPEGAVGIDPIHIHLVETVEDVERLTIESDRIMVTNQTTMSQWDVADIMKKVKEKYPHVEMHKEICLATQLRQEAVAEQAKEADVTIVVGDPRSNNSNRLAQVSEEIAGTKAYRVADVTEIEIDWIKNAKKVAVTAGASTPTPITKEVIDFLEQFDPNDPKTWKRERKVPLHKILPKVKAKKD, from the coding sequence ATGGAAGTGATCAAAATTACCCCGCGCGGTTACTGCTATGGGGTTGTTGATGCGATGGTGATCGCAAGAAATGCAGCATTAGACCCTACGTTGCCAAGACCGATTTATATCCTCGGGATGATTGTTCACAATAAACATGTTACCGACGCGTTTGCCGAAGAAGGGATTATTACGCTTGATGGCGAGAACCGGTTGGAGATTCTCGAAAAAATTGACAAAGGAACCGTGATCTTTACCGCGCACGGCGTATCTCCTGAAGTGAAAAGGCGCGCGCGCGAAAAAGGGCTCGTCACGATCGACGCGACGTGCCCAGATGTGACAAAAACGCATAACTTAATTCAAGAAAAACTAGCGGACGGTTATGAAATTATATATATCGGCAAAAAAGGGCACCCGGAACCAGAAGGAGCGGTTGGCATCGACCCAATACACATTCATCTTGTCGAAACGGTCGAAGATGTAGAACGCCTGACGATTGAAAGCGACCGCATCATGGTGACAAACCAAACAACGATGAGCCAATGGGACGTTGCCGACATTATGAAAAAAGTAAAAGAAAAATACCCGCATGTTGAAATGCATAAAGAAATTTGTCTAGCAACCCAGCTCCGTCAAGAAGCGGTGGCAGAGCAGGCAAAAGAAGCCGACGTCACGATCGTCGTCGGTGATCCAAGAAGCAACAACTCCAATCGCCTTGCGCAAGTGTCGGAAGAAATTGCTGGCACGAAAGCATATCGCGTTGCCGATGTGACGGAAATCGAGATCGACTGGATTAAAAACGCAAAAAAAGTAGCTGTCACAGCGGGGGCTTCTACCCCGACTCCGATTACAAAAGAAGTCATCGACTTTTTAGAACAATTTGACCCAAACGATCCAAAAACATGGAAGCGCGAACGGAAAGTACCGCTGCATAAAATTTTGCCGAAAGTAAAAGCGAAAAAAGACTAG
- a CDS encoding YqfQ family protein, whose protein sequence is MGPAIQSAASASAGANTGGGFLSMLTNAQKMLGIAQNVMPMVQQYGPLIKNLPGMIRIWKELKTTDPEENDTEKNIQENKKKTSSSSKKRSKKRTVPKSKTNENKRSPSAKTPRPSTPKLYI, encoded by the coding sequence ATGGGTCCGGCAATCCAAAGCGCTGCTAGTGCAAGCGCTGGTGCAAACACGGGCGGGGGCTTTCTCAGCATGTTGACAAACGCCCAAAAAATGTTAGGCATCGCGCAAAACGTTATGCCAATGGTGCAGCAATACGGACCGCTAATCAAAAACCTTCCTGGCATGATAAGAATATGGAAAGAACTAAAAACAACCGATCCAGAAGAGAACGACACAGAAAAAAACATTCAAGAAAATAAGAAAAAAACGTCATCTTCATCCAAAAAACGATCCAAAAAGCGGACCGTACCGAAATCGAAAACAAATGAAAATAAACGTTCCCCATCGGCAAAAACACCGCGGCCATCTACGCCAAAGCTATATATTTAA
- a CDS encoding DEAD/DEAH box helicase: MKETLFERFSFQPFIIEAIKALRFYKPTEIQERIIPIALRGESVIGQSQTGTGKTHAYLLPIIEKIDPDRKVVQAVITAPTRELATQIYHEILKITKFCPSDRQITARCFIGGTDKQKAIEKLKTQPHIVVGTPGRINDLIREQALLVRTASTLVVDEADLMLDMGFIVDVDQIAARMPKELQMLVFSATIPEKLKPFLKKYMENPKYVHVAPKQVAAEKIEHVLVPLRSRDKVKLLHEMLVAYNPYLAIVFTNTKKMADEVADKLIEKGMKVGILHGDLSPRERKKMMKQIRDLEFQYIVATDLAARGIDIEGVSHVINYELPKDLQFYIHRVGRTARAGYTGIAATIYEPSDQDAITKLEKMGIAFLHRDLIRGEWVDLPPWNRRSKRAKQDGEIAQLLEKVKKAKQVKPGYKKKLLAELAKQKKRQRR, translated from the coding sequence ATGAAGGAGACGTTGTTTGAGCGATTTTCATTTCAGCCATTTATTATTGAAGCGATCAAGGCGCTTCGTTTTTATAAACCAACGGAAATTCAAGAGAGAATTATTCCCATCGCTCTTCGCGGGGAAAGCGTGATCGGCCAGTCGCAAACAGGAACGGGAAAAACGCACGCCTATTTGCTGCCGATCATAGAAAAAATTGATCCGGATCGCAAAGTAGTGCAAGCGGTTATTACCGCGCCGACACGGGAACTTGCGACGCAAATTTACCATGAAATTTTAAAAATTACAAAGTTTTGTCCGAGCGATCGGCAAATTACGGCTCGCTGCTTTATCGGCGGAACCGATAAGCAAAAGGCGATCGAAAAATTGAAGACGCAGCCGCATATCGTAGTCGGAACCCCAGGACGAATTAACGACCTCATTCGCGAACAGGCGCTGCTCGTTCGTACGGCAAGTACGCTCGTCGTCGACGAAGCGGACTTAATGTTGGATATGGGATTTATTGTCGACGTCGACCAAATTGCTGCACGCATGCCGAAAGAACTGCAAATGCTCGTGTTTTCCGCGACGATTCCGGAGAAGTTAAAGCCGTTTTTGAAAAAATATATGGAAAACCCAAAATATGTCCACGTTGCGCCGAAGCAAGTGGCGGCGGAAAAAATTGAGCATGTTCTTGTGCCGCTTCGCAGCCGGGACAAAGTGAAGTTGTTGCATGAAATGTTGGTTGCGTATAATCCGTATTTAGCGATCGTATTTACCAATACAAAAAAGATGGCCGATGAAGTGGCGGACAAGCTGATTGAAAAAGGGATGAAAGTCGGGATTTTACACGGCGATTTATCGCCGCGCGAGCGAAAGAAGATGATGAAGCAAATTCGCGATCTAGAATTTCAATATATTGTTGCTACCGATTTGGCCGCCCGCGGCATTGATATTGAAGGGGTAAGCCATGTCATTAACTATGAATTGCCAAAAGATTTGCAGTTTTACATTCATCGCGTCGGACGCACCGCGCGCGCCGGTTACACGGGAATTGCGGCGACAATTTATGAGCCGTCGGATCAAGATGCAATCACCAAATTAGAAAAAATGGGGATTGCGTTTCTTCATCGCGATCTCATCCGCGGAGAATGGGTGGATTTGCCGCCTTGGAATCGGCGCAGCAAGCGGGCAAAGCAAGATGGGGAAATAGCGCAGCTTCTTGAGAAAGTAAAAAAAGCGAAACAAGTCAAGCCGGGCTATAAGAAAAAACTGCTTGCTGAATTGGCAAAACAAAAAAAGCGGCAGCGGCGCTAA
- a CDS encoding deoxyribonuclease IV, with product MLKIGSHVSMSGKKMLLAASEEAVSYGANTFMIYTGAPQNTKRKKIEELNIEAGLAHMKEHGIEEIVVHAPYIINIGNTKNPDTFALGVEFLRSEIERTEAIGAEQIVLHPGAHVGAGPEAGIRKIIEGLNEVLTREQTVQIALETMAGKGSECGRSFEELAQIIDGVTHNEKLSVCFDTCHTHDAGYNIVDDFDGVLQEFDRIIGLDRLKVLHINDSKNPRGSRKDRHENIGFGHIGFAALNYIVHHPQLADIPKILETPYVGEDKNNKKPPYKHEIAMLRAQTFDEELLTKIMNEE from the coding sequence ATGTTAAAAATCGGCTCGCATGTATCGATGAGCGGGAAAAAGATGCTGCTTGCGGCAAGCGAGGAAGCTGTTTCCTACGGAGCAAATACGTTTATGATTTACACGGGAGCCCCGCAAAACACAAAGCGCAAAAAAATCGAGGAGCTGAACATTGAAGCGGGGCTTGCCCATATGAAAGAACACGGCATTGAAGAAATCGTCGTGCATGCTCCGTATATCATTAATATCGGCAACACGAAAAACCCGGATACGTTCGCCCTCGGCGTCGAATTTTTGCGTTCGGAAATTGAACGGACTGAGGCGATCGGCGCGGAACAAATCGTTCTTCATCCAGGGGCGCATGTCGGTGCGGGGCCGGAAGCGGGAATCCGCAAAATTATTGAAGGATTAAACGAAGTGTTAACGCGCGAACAAACGGTGCAAATCGCGTTAGAAACGATGGCGGGAAAAGGTTCGGAATGCGGCCGAAGCTTTGAGGAGCTCGCCCAAATTATTGACGGTGTCACCCATAACGAGAAATTGTCCGTTTGTTTTGACACGTGCCATACGCATGATGCCGGTTATAACATCGTCGATGATTTTGATGGCGTTTTGCAAGAATTTGATCGGATCATCGGTTTAGACCGTCTTAAAGTGCTTCATATTAACGATAGCAAAAATCCGCGTGGAAGCCGGAAAGACCGCCACGAAAACATTGGTTTTGGTCATATCGGTTTTGCTGCATTAAACTACATCGTTCATCATCCGCAGCTTGCCGATATTCCGAAAATTTTAGAGACACCGTACGTCGGAGAGGACAAAAACAATAAAAAGCCGCCGTACAAGCACGAAATTGCCATGTTGCGCGCGCAAACATTCGATGAAGAGTTGTTGACGAAAATCATGAATGAAGAATAA